The following coding sequences are from one Sandaracinaceae bacterium window:
- a CDS encoding M23 family metallopeptidase — MSPALPLYLASALLLCADPMSFAAEEGPTLSQALEGEMMSVPYLEVVASSPVPAGIGVGSHYGWRTSTRTGRRTFHAGADFLAERGTPVYAVRGGVVETVAVETRRTRRFAGYGNAIVVRHEDTGEWSFYAHLDGVAVEEGDVVVPGQPLGLVGSTTNGRFPGMVPHLHFEVREATADGESPFPGPYRRYNLDPEEWLADLGVRYHHDEEADDCVMHGEGEAPAPVLVVRAAEPTLVADNHFGHAAF; from the coding sequence ATGTCCCCCGCCCTCCCCCTCTACCTGGCCTCGGCGCTGCTCCTCTGCGCCGACCCGATGTCCTTCGCCGCCGAGGAAGGCCCGACCCTGTCGCAGGCCCTCGAGGGCGAGATGATGAGCGTCCCCTACCTCGAGGTGGTCGCGTCGAGCCCGGTCCCCGCGGGCATCGGCGTGGGCAGCCACTACGGCTGGCGCACGTCCACCCGCACGGGCCGTCGGACCTTCCACGCCGGCGCGGACTTCCTCGCCGAGCGCGGCACCCCGGTCTACGCGGTCCGCGGCGGAGTGGTCGAGACGGTGGCGGTCGAGACGCGCCGTACCCGTCGCTTCGCGGGCTACGGCAACGCGATCGTCGTCCGCCACGAGGACACCGGCGAGTGGTCCTTCTACGCGCACCTCGACGGCGTCGCGGTGGAAGAGGGCGACGTCGTCGTCCCGGGCCAGCCGCTCGGCCTCGTAGGGTCCACCACCAACGGCCGCTTCCCCGGCATGGTCCCCCACCTCCACTTCGAGGTCCGCGAGGCCACCGCCGACGGCGAGTCGCCTTTCCCGGGCCCCTACCGCCGCTACAACCTCGACCCCGAGGAGTGGCTCGCCGACCTCGGCGTCCGCTACCACCACGACGAAGAGGCCGATGACTGCGTGATGCACGGCGAGGGCGAAGCGCCGGCCCCGGTGCTCGTGGTCCGCGCGGCCGAGCCCACCCTCGTCGCCGACAACCACTTCGGTCACGCCGCCTTCTGA